The Helianthus annuus cultivar XRQ/B chromosome 16, HanXRQr2.0-SUNRISE, whole genome shotgun sequence genome includes a window with the following:
- the LOC110894776 gene encoding probable inactive receptor kinase At5g58300, with translation MSSYLLFLLLVVIFPLSIADLDSDKIALINFAASVPQGRKLNWRNKTSVCTSWAGVSCNGRRVTALRLPGIGLYGPIPPNTLGNLDALTILSLRSNFLNGSLPSDLLSLPSLTNLYLNKNQFSGEIPASLSSQLVTLDLSSNSFTGNIPESIQNLTNLKYFNVSNNQLNGSIPVSLKKFPASSFGGNSGLCGSPLTRCFSPAPAPSPSPSPSPSPSPSPSPSPSPSLSPNVNLPPPRMLVPPAQRLPSQQKEKKKLSKGAVVAISVVSSSVLLFLLLTLVLFCAKKKEGVTTSGGTGKALTETPKEDFSSGLQESGTNKLVFVDRSSYKFDLEDLLRASAEVLGKGGHGTTYKAVLGEGTMVVVKRLREVVVGKRGFDQQMEVIGRVAKHPNLVPLLAYYYSKDEKLLIYDGATSRSLSSVLHGNRGGSGRTLDWETRLRVGLGTAKGIAHIHSGKLTHGNIKSSNVLLDHNNHGCLTDFGLTPLMGTPSRTSGYHAPEVIESKKPTQKSDVYSFGVLLLELLTGKAPVQAGAPAAGQDEVADLPKWVQSVVREEWTAEVFDMELIKYQNVEEEMVQMLQIAMTCVGKSPETRPKMDQVVRMIEETRMLDGQSSSQTP, from the exons ATGAGCTCATATCTACtctttcttcttcttgttgtgatctttCCACTGAGTATCGCGGATCTAGACTCGGACAAAATTGCCCTTATCAACTTTGCTGCCTCTGTGCCTCAAGGTCGAAAACTCAACTGGAGAAACAAAACATCAGTCTGCACATCTTGGGCCGGTGTGAGTTGCAATGGTAGACGCGTAACTGCACTTCGCCTTCCTGGTATCGGGCTGTATGGCCCCATTCCACCCAACACTTTAGGGAACCTGGATGCACTTACTATACTTAGCCTCCGTTCTAACTTTCTTAATGGAAGTCTCCCCTCTGATCTTCTTTCCCTCCCTTCTCTCACCAACCTTTACCTCAACAAAAACCAGTTTTCTGGTGAGATACCTGCCTCCCTCTCTTCCCAACTTGTAACACTCGATCTTTCCTCCAACTCCTTCACTGGTAATATCCCTGAATCCATCCAGAACTTGACAAACCTCAAGTATTTCAATGTAAGCAACAATCAGCTTAATGGGTCCATCCCAGTGTCGTTAAAAAAGTTCCCGGCTTCATCTTTTGGTGGGAATTCTGGACTATGCGGATCACCACTTACCCGATGCTTCTCACCAGCACCAGCACCCTCACcctcaccatcaccatcaccctCACCCTCACCCTCACCATCACCCTCGCCCTCACCCTCACTCTCACCAAATGTGAATTTGCCCCCTCCACGAATGCTGGTTCCACCTGCCCAACGGCTACCCTCTCAACAAAAAGAGAAGAAGAAACTAAGCAAGGGTGCTGTGGTTGCCATTTCCGTGGTGTCTTCTTCTGTGTTACTGTTTCTGCTTCTTACACTAGTGTTATTCTGTGCAAAGAAGAAGGAAGGTGTAACAACAAGTGGTGGTACAGGGAAAGCCTTAACCGAAACGCCTAAAGAGGATTTCAGTAGTGGGTTGCAAGAATCTGGGACAAACAAATTAGTTTTCGTTGACAGGTCATCTTATAAGTTTGATCTTGAAGACTTACTTAGAGCCTCTGCTGAAGTTCTGGGAAAGGGCGGTCATGGTACAACTTATAAAGCGGTGTTAGGGGAAGGAACGATGGTGGTCGTAAAAAGGCTGAGAGAAGTTGTCGTCGGAAAAAGAGGATTCGACCAGCAAATGGAGGTTATTGGGAGGGTAGCAAAACATCCAAATTTGGTTCCTCTTCTGGCTTATTATTATTCCAAGGATGAAAAGTTACTGATTTATGACGGTGCAACATCTCGTAGCTTGTCCTCTGTGTTACACG GTAACAGGGGTGGTTCAGGAAGAACACTGGATTGGGAAACTAGATTAAGAGTTGGTCTTGGAACAGCAAAAGGGATTGCTCATATTCACTCAGGAAAACTAACTCATGGAAACATCAAATCCTCCAATGTCCTACTCGACCACAACAACCATGGATGCCTGACCGATTTCGGATTGACTCCTCTTATGGGCACACCTTCTCGAACATCAGGCTACCACGCGCCTGAAGTTATAGAATCCAAAAAACCGACACAGAAATCTGATGTCTACAGCTTCGGTGTTCTCCTGCTGGAGTTGCTAACCGGGAAAGCACCGGTCCAGGCAGGAGCACCAGCTGCAGGTCAAGATGAAGTGGCGGACCTCCCGAAGTGGGTCCAGTCAGTCGTGAGAGAGGAATGGACCGCGGAGGTGTTTGACATGGAGCTGATAAAGTACCAGAATGTAGAGGAAGAGATGGTGCAGATGCTTCAGATAGCCATGACATGTGTAGGGAAAAGCCCGGAAACAAGACCGAAAATGGATCAAGTGGTTAGGATGATTGAGGAGACCAGGATGTTGGATGGCCAATCTTCAAGCCAAACACCATGA